Part of the Antechinus flavipes isolate AdamAnt ecotype Samford, QLD, Australia chromosome 2, AdamAnt_v2, whole genome shotgun sequence genome is shown below.
gggggggggggagagagaagtcCAGACCCCAGCTTCCTGGGGTCGTACCTGAAGGTCGGGGTCACCAAGTCCTGCCGTATTGTCAGGAAACGCTGCTACCTGTTTCACACACCTACATACCCGAGGCAACGTCCACATCCGGAGAGAGAAGGGGCAGGTTTCAGAAGCCGTGGTCCGGCCGGGAGAAGAGGAGCAGGGACAGAGGCACAGGATCCCGGAGAACGCGAGGCAGGGGGGCTGGCCAAGGAGACTGAGGAGGAGAGGTCGGGGAGGCAGGAGGGGAACCAGGAGAGACAGGGTCAGGAAAAGCTGGGGAGAAGAGGTTACCCAAGGGAAGAGTGACGGACAATATGGAGGAGACCACGTGGCCTTCTAGGGCTGATTAAGTATTTACCAGAGCGCCATGGGTGGGCCTTTCCTGCAGCAGGTGTTCCATTAATGAGGGGAGCCTGAACAGGGGCTGCACCTCTGATCTTGGATCCAGAGAGCCGGAAAGGCCAGACAATTCAAAGCCCTTCCCTGAGGTTAGTCACAGTTAGCTGAGCCCCGATAGCAGCAGGGCAAAGGATTTCATTTGGGAACCTCCCTTTctggaaggaaagggacccgACTCCCTAGACTTGTCCCTCTGGCCTTTGCTCACGAAGACCCGTTCCCAGCGTGTCTCCCCATGCCCTCATCACCTGCCCAgttcctcctccccatcctttAAAGGGCAGCCCAGAgtagctgggtggtacagtggataaagtacaagtcctggagtcaagaggacctgagttctgaTTCAGCTTTCAACatgatactagctgtgtgatcctgggtaagtcacttaacccccattgcccaCCAATAAATAAACCCCCTTATCTCCAGAGATACTCTCCTGTTTTTCCCCGATTGGTCTTAAAGGACTCTCTCTCCTCTTGGAGCTCAGTGACTGGGGGTATTGGGTGTGAGATGCACAGGCTTGGGCACATGGAGGAATGTCTCAGTTGTCTTTTTTGGTGTTATCTCTTCCCTAGACTGGGAAGGGCAGCAGTGCTCAGTTGGCCGCTCTGCCGGCCCTGGGCTTTGGGCGCAGCAGGCGTGCAAAGACTGTTTGTGGAACTGCCAtctctgtctccccccccccccccccctgcggGGGCCTCCCTAGTGTCCTTCCCTTCCCAGCGTAGGGGGTGGGCCAGGTGCTGCGGAGGGCGGAGCTCGGTCAGCATCAGGAGCAGGGGGCTCACCGGGAGCGGGCCGCCGACCTCTCTCTGCGCTCTGAGGTTTACGGCCCGGGAGGTGCAGGGGCTCGGAGGGGCCGGGCTGGCAGGAGGCTGGGCTAGATGCCCGGCAGCCCTGGGGGCGGGGGAGGCCGGCCCTGGTGGGGGGCGGGATTCTCCTCCCCCAAGGGCCGGGCGGCCGTGGGGCCGCTCTCCAGCCGGGTGGAGCCTCGCAGTCAGTGCAATAGCTCGGGACGGTCGGGACCGACGGCCGGGGATGCATCAGGGCGTGGGGACCATGGGACGCCGGCTCGGGGCTAACCCCCTTCGcgtcttccctttcctcctcctcttcctcctgctctgGGTGCCCACGGCTCGGGGTCAGGCGGCTCGTCGGGACCGGCGCCAGCTGGGGCTGCGGAGGCCGGGGGGCAGCCCGGGGAGCAGCCTCGGAGCGCCCGGCTACGTGGGGGCCAGTGAGCCCCAAAGCCCGCGCCGGGGAGTCGGCGGCAGCAGGAGCGCAGGTGAGGGACCCGCGGCGGACTGACGGGCAGGGGCCGGGGCCGGATGCGGGGAGCGGAGAACCGAGGGGGCGCGGCCCCGACGGGCGGGGACCGGGGCCAGATGCGGGGAGCGGAGAACCGAGGGGGCGCGGCCCCGACGGGCGGGGGCCGGGCTGGATGCGGGGAGAGGAGAACCGAGGGAGCGCGGCCCCGACGGACGGGGGCCGGGCTGGATGCGGAGAACCGAGGGAGCGCGGCCCCGGAAAGGGGGCCGGGCTGGGAGCGCAGCGGATGGGGAAAACTGGATAGGCGCACTGGAGGAGGCGGGCTGGGCACAGACACGGGCACAGGATGAGATGGATTGGGCACAGACACGCCATCGGCTGCGCTGGCATCGAAGGCACCGGGACTGTCGGGCGGAGCAGGGAAAGGCAGGAGAGGAGAAGCAGctggggggggggcggagggggAAGGGGGTGGCTGACTGCATCAGTGGCTCCTGCCCCGCGCTGACCAGCTGTGGGATCTTGGTCTGGTCCTTTCACCTCGGGGTGGGCTGAGGTCTGGCtagagaggggggaggggtgtGACCTCCAGAAGGGAAGCCTTAGGGCACAGGATAGTGGCAGGGCAAGGGGGGTGGTGGGAAAAACCAATCTGGTTTGCTTCAGGGGAACGTGGGTGGGAAGCGCTAGAACtgattttctatttcatattaaTTGGAGTGAAGAGGGTTTAAGACAGACGGAGGGATTCAGGACCCCAAAAAGGTGGGAAGCTGAGGCTTAGAGGGCGCCATGGCTGGGCTCAAGCGGGTAAGGGACTGAGCCACAGGAGGGGGCCGGCCTTCTGGTGCTGCCTGGGGAGAGCCAGGACCGGGGCAGAGGCGGGCGCACAGAGGCCAACTGAGGCTCAGGGGCCGCCCAAACTTCTGACCAGCTTCCAGGCTGGACTGCCTGAGGGGGGCTGGTGGGAGGGAGGCTCACCCTGGCTCACCGGGAGCCCTGTAAGCTAAAGCTGCCCGAGATGCTGCCTGGAGGGCCCCATGCAGAGGCCTCTGACGGGTTCCCGAGACTTACAAGGTGCCCTGCCTGAGTCTGGCTCCCCAGAGCTGCCACCCTGGCTGCCGTTACTGCCCCTGCTGAGGTGGGGGAGGAACAGCTGAGAGAGGGTCTGTGGGGAGAagcccagcccctccccccttcttcaGAGACCACTGCTTAGGCTTGGGGTGGGGGCTGAGACCAGGATGCAGAACAGCCCCGTGCTCACTTGAAGGTCTCCTGGGGCCCAGCCAGAGCCCTCTCCTGAGCTCCTCTGAGGCGTCCGAGGGCAGCCATGGACCTCTGCTGACCCAGAGGAAGGCAGGAAAAGCGGGATTCAGATCCTGCTTCTGACCCCGACTGCTGATCCTGAGCTTCCTCTGCTTTCTCATCTCTGAAGCGCCGGGGCCTTCTTCCCTCCAAGGCTCTTCCAGCTTTAAAGGGTGTCTGTTCTCTCCCCCTGGGACAGAGCGCTCAGTAGCTTCATAAATGTTCTGTTGGCTTGGGCTCCACTTCGAGGGTTAGGTAGGCAGTGTGCCCCTGGGAAGAGCCCTCGCAGAGGGAGGTGAGTGGGGGAGTGGTCTTCGATATCTCCCCATGTTGCCGGCGGCTCACTCTTCCCCACTTCCATCTTGTCCGCACAGAGGGAGGGGGGGCAGGGGGGTCCTCAATATCTCCCCGTGTTGCCAGTAGCTCACTGTCTTCCTGGCTTCCATCTTGTCCAAAGAGAGGGAGgcgggcgggggggggggaggtaagtGCTTGATGTCTCTTCATGTTGCCAGTGGGTCACTGTCTTCCTGGCTTCCACTTTTCTTTTCCACGCAGAGGGAGGTGGGCGGGGGGGAGGTGGGTCCTCGATGTCTCCCCGTGTTGTCGGCCGCTCACTCTTCCCGGCTTCCATCTTGTCCGCGCAGAGGTCTGCAGGAGCCGCCCCCTGGACCTGGTGTTTATCATCGACAGCTCACGCAGCGTGCGGCCCCAGGAGTTCGCCAAAGTGAAAAGCTTCGTGGCCAAGATCATCGAGAGTTTGGACGTCGGGGCCGGCGCCACCCGGGTGGCCCTGGTGAACTACGCCAGCACCGTGAAGATCGAGTTCGGCCTCCGGACCTATTCTGACAAGGCCTCCGTGAAGCAGGCGGTGTCGCGGGTCAGCCCGCTCTCCACGGGCACCATGTCCGGCCTGGCCATCCAGACGGCCATGGACGAAGCCTTCGCCGTGGAGGCCGGGGCCCGGGCGGCCCCCTCCAACATCCCCAAGGTGGCCATCATGGTGACCGACGGCCGGCCGCAGGACCAGGTGGAGGAGGTGGCGGCCCGGGCCCGAGCGGCCGGCATCGAGATTTACGCCGTGGGGGTGGATCGGGCGGACATGCAGTCCCTGAGGACGATCGCCAGTAGGCCCCTCGACGACCACGTGTTTTATGTCGAGACCTATGGGGTGATCGAGAAAGTGACCTCGAAGTTCCGGGAAACTTTCTGCGGTAAGACAGAGGCTCAGCCCCTGGTAACCCCAAAGCAAAGGCAGTTCCCCTGTTGGCCATTCCCCACCTTTCCTTCTGCACCTTGAGTGCACCAGCTGGGTCCAGCCCCGGCAGTAGGGCTCCTCCCTCCTCTGGGCTCGGGGCGGCTAATGGGCCCGCAGATTTCTCAAGTCTCTCCCAGCTGTTTATCTGTCCGTCCTGTCTTTAGAATAACGTGCTCCTCCTGGCTCTGCCAGTTTACACAAGTCTTCTGAGCTTTCTTTGGATCCATCCATTTTGTTGTTCTTAGAAACCATCtggccccattttatagaaggggaaataGAGGTCCAGAGTTGTCACTAGACTTATCCAAGGCCACAGAGTTTAGGTAGTCATAGCAGAACTTGACCCCAGCTCCAGTGACTCCAGGTTCCGGGCTCTTCCTGTCTGTCACTGAAGCAGAGGACTGGAAGGTGGAAAGGGCCATCTAGTAGCCAGCCCCCTCATTCTAGAGAAGGAGGTTGGGGTCTCACTGACCTGGCTGAGACCACACGGGGAGGAAGTGGCAACTGTGGGATGTGGAAACGCTCACGGTCCCTTCTTGTTGATGTTGATGAGGGGTCGGGCTCAGGAAGGGCTGGAGCCTgcggaagggggtggggggggagggggactggATTCGGAGCAGATATGACACACTTAGCTCCCACCATGGGCCCCACTTGAGATGGGCGGCCCCTCCCTTCCAGCCAGAATTCGGGGTGCCCCCTTGTTCAGGAAGCGCATACCTTTGGGTTGTGGGGGCCCCCTTCTAGAAGGGGTGTCTGGCCAGCCCTGAAGCAGTGACTCCGATTTTATACCTTCCcgtccctcccccctcccccaatcttttcgaggggaaaaggaaaatctCTCTTCCCTGCGCTTCCTTCCCGGTCCTCGTCTGCGAAGTCCCAAGGCCCCGGCTGCTGGCCCGCTTAGAGCAGGAAACTCTGTTTCCATCCcgagaaatggggggggggggcggagtcAGCCGCGCCTCCTGTTTACAGGCAGGACCCTCGGCTGGAGCACCAGGGCCCCCGGGGCCGCTCAGTCCGGTACTCGGCCTTTATCCAGCGTTTGCTCCGCTCGGGCGCCGGGCTGAGAGACAGAGGCAGGCAGGGCCCGGCCGGAGATACTGCAGGAACCGCCGGGGCGGCCCAGATCCCGCCCGGCCAGCGCGCCCAAGCTCGGGGGAGCGAGTTCCAAttcagggaggggaagagagacttTCTGCACTACGGGAAGTCAGACGCAGAGAACGCTGGGGCACCGGGGGGGAGGCGGGGGCCGGGGGCGCACGGGGGAGCCTTCGGGGGACAGCCCAGGCTGCGGCCCCTCAGCTCCGGCGGGCCCCAGGGAGCCCGCGGCTCCCTCAGCCCTGCCAGCGGCGCCTCCACTCAGGCGGGGgcgtggggtgggggaaggatcTCAAAGCCAAGGCGCTCCTCTCTCTGGAAATCGTCCCAGCAGCGACGTATCCCTGAAACGGGCCCGCGGGGGGCCGGGCTGGAGGGGAAGCCCCCGCGATCGCTCTGCCGCGGGGAACCTTCTTTGGGTACCTCGGTTTTCTGTCGCCTCCCGCTGTTATAGGGTCCCCTCCCCGGACCCCGCCCAGGGAGGCGCCCCTCGTCCAGGGAAGGGACGGAGATGGAGGGGAAAGATCAGCCAAACTGAGGAAAGCACTGAAAATGGCTGCGGTCGTGGCCAGTCGCCGCTCCCCCCCATAGTTGCTCCTCTCCCCTGTAATAGTCCTCCTCCCCGGCTTGATAAAGGAGGGCAGAAGCGCTggctcccttcctctcccttcctctctctgtctctctgtcttttcttcttcttcttcttcttcttcttcttcttcttcttcttcttcttcttcttcttcttcttcttcttcttcttcttcttcttcttcttcttcttcttcttcttcttttcttcttcttcttcttttcttcttcttctcttcttcttcttcttctcctcctcctcctctcctcctcctcctcctcctctcctccttcttcttcttccttcttcttcttcttcttcttctccttctcctccttcttcttctctcctcctcctcctccttcctcctcctcctcctctcctcctcctccttcttcttcttcttcttcttctccttcttctcctccttctcctcctctcctctcctcctcctctctcctcctcctcttcttcttcttcttcttcttcttctccttctcctccttctcctcctcctcctcctcctcctcctcctcctcctcctcctcctcctcctcctcctcctcctcctcctcctcctcctcttcttcttcttctccttctcctcctcctcctccttcttcttctcctcttctcctcctcctcctcctcctcctcctctcctcctcctcctcctcctcctcctcctcctcctcctcctcctcctcttcttcttcttctccttctcctccttctcctcctcctcctcctcctcctcctcctcctcctcctcctccttcttcttcttctccttctcctccttctcctcctcctcctcctcctcctctcctcctcctcctcctcccctcctcctcctcctcctcctcctcctcctcctcttcttcttcttcttcttcttcttcttcttcttcttcttcttctctctctctctctctctctctctctctctctcacacacacacacacacacacacacacacacacacacagaaagagacacagagacagagatagaaagacagagaaaggcagacagagagacaaacagagacagacagaaatgacATCAGACATGGATTGGTCAGAAGCTCTTGGGGCTAAAGCTCAAGGaaacctctttgggcctcagtttcttcatctgtaaaatctaaCCATGCACATACTCACTTAGGCCTGTAAAATCTTCACCTGACAGGACTGGTGTGAGGTAACTTGGCTAAAGTGACATTCAAATTGAAAACCAACCCACAAAGTGCGCTTGACCATTATTATCATTTAGTGGAATGTTCCCCTCTCTTAACGGGGAAGGAGCCAGGATTGTCAGAGTGAGTTGCCCAGGGCTCCCCTTGCAGGGGCAGGAGAGGAGAGATTTGCACCCAAGTTCTTGGATCCGGGAGCCACTGAACTCCCCGCTGCCATCCCCTGCTTCCCTTCGTCCTACGGCTAAATGGACGGTTAGTGGGACTGTGACGGAGATAATACTGCTAACAATAGCTCATGTTTCTAGAACACATGAAGGTCTCCAGAGCTGTGACTGAATCCCACGAGTACAGTAGTGTCAATATTATTCCCCttgtacagatggggaaactgagacccgggGTGCCTAAGAGACTTGTGAGTTTCCCCCAGCTAACAGGGGCAGGAAGGATTTCAGGTGGGGTGCAGGGCTGACCCCAGCATTAGCTCCTCTGGTGCCTGGGTGACAGGTCTCTGGGGAACAAGGAAGAAAAGTTCTCTGCTTATCCGGTACCATCACGCCCAGTAGACAGCCCTGTCTCTGGAGCCTTGAAGGCCAGCATCAATCCCGGCTTCTCTGTGGCTCAGTGTTCTGCTACAGGTCTGGAGCACCTGGAGCCAGCAGCCCTGGCACAAAAGGCCTATTTGTTCAGGGACAGAAAATGGAGTTCTGTGTGTGGAAAGGACATCGCCGTCCGCCGCCGGGACACCATGTGGTGCTCCGTGTCCTGGAAATCCCGCTCACTGAAAAGCCTCTTCTTGGGCAAATATTGGCTTGTCCGGGAGCCAGGAGCAGGGGAACGGGGCCCCGCCCGCCACAGGCACGCCAGCCTCAGACGGGCTCAGCTCACAGGTTCAGGTGCAGGAAGGAGGGCCAGCTGGCCTCCCCCTCAGAGCCTCTCCCTCAGGGCCTCTCCCTCCCACTGGtcgtcccccctcccccccaggcaaTTCAGGGAGGGGCTTGTTCCCCCCAGGTCCAGCACTCCCACGTGCTCACACGTATACTATAACAGGTATGTTCCTAATCTAGTCACATGCACACGCACTCAGACACTTCCAGTACATTCACACACACTGACATACATGTGGGCTCCCACTCACATACATGCTCACACTTACAATACATATGTTCACACACACAAGTCACATGCACACGCACTCAGACACACGCACGCTTCCAGGACATATGCgcatacattttttaaacattagtgacatttattgtaaaaaataattgtttcagGGCTCCATGGCTTGATTTTGTTCTGTAGAATGCAGGAGTCCCAGGT
Proteins encoded:
- the MATN3 gene encoding matrilin-3 produces the protein MHQGVGTMGRRLGANPLRVFPFLLLFLLLWVPTARGQAARRDRRQLGLRRPGGSPGSSLGAPGYVGASEPQSPRRGVGGSRSAEVCRSRPLDLVFIIDSSRSVRPQEFAKVKSFVAKIIESLDVGAGATRVALVNYASTVKIEFGLRTYSDKASVKQAVSRVSPLSTGTMSGLAIQTAMDEAFAVEAGARAAPSNIPKVAIMVTDGRPQDQVEEVAARARAAGIEIYAVGVDRADMQSLRTIASRPLDDHVFYVETYGVIEKVTSKFRETFCALDQCALGTHQCEHVCVSDGGGAHHCECSQGYTLNEDQRTCSAIDKCALNTHGCEHICVSERAGAYRCECYEGYFLNEDKKTCSARDRCALGTHQCQHICVSDGAGAHHCECYEGYSLNQDKKTCSADNQCALGTHRCQHQCVPAGPGAYRCRCRPGYSLQGDGRSCAAVEEARRLISTQDACGCDATLAFQEKVTSYLQRLSAKLDDILEKLQVNDLRQVRR